A genomic region of Tsukamurella pulmonis contains the following coding sequences:
- a CDS encoding MMPL family transporter: MIARLTRAVAARPRTVLAAALLVLIALGVLGTGVGSALKSGGSTDPNAESARAQTVLENDFGRGGSSLVLTVRAERPDAATAAADYGRAITESLRAAPTVQSAVSGWTDPAAAPRLTSADGRTGLVVATVTGGSGKAPDNAGELVGALPRPPDGVRIEAGGEAITYLQINEQSGKDLLRAELIALPLTFLVLVWAFGGVVAAAVPVVVGIAAIIATSGLLRLVAEATDVSVFALNLITAMSLALAIDYTLLVVSRYREEVPARGRDEALVVAMSTAGRTVLFSAVTVGLSLAAMVLFPMYFLRSFAYAGLVVVAFTAVATLVVTPAILALLGDRIDRLRVGRGPRPSDESRWYRAVRAVQRRAVPLGIAVVALLVALGAPFLGAKLGYPDDRALPTTASAHRVGDELRTGFHPNPASDVLILLPEGAPSGTEDYARELSRVTGTGPVTGPDGTWLRGERVTDGDPAARAGFARLMTVAGEYDPRSDAGREQLDALRAVPAPAPTLFAGAAQADRDAVDSILGAVPRVLLAIAVTTFLLLFLLTGSVLLPLKALVLNVLSLSATFGAMVWIFQEGHLGGLGTTVTGHLIADMPVLMFCIAFGLSMDYEVFLLSRIREEWRKLPGADRAANDEAVARGIASTARVVTAAALLMAVVFAAIGFSEVSFMRMLGVGLAIAVLLDATLVRLVLLPAFMRIAGTANWWPRGHASGVEDPDRVVERAGEQDPAEVGEQQQRG, from the coding sequence GTGATCGCCCGCCTGACCCGCGCCGTCGCGGCGCGGCCGCGCACCGTTCTCGCCGCTGCGCTGCTCGTGCTCATCGCGCTGGGCGTGCTGGGTACCGGCGTGGGGAGCGCTCTCAAGAGCGGGGGCAGCACCGACCCGAACGCCGAGTCCGCTCGGGCGCAGACGGTGCTGGAGAACGACTTCGGGCGCGGCGGCTCGTCCCTCGTCCTGACGGTCCGCGCCGAGCGCCCCGACGCCGCGACCGCCGCGGCGGACTACGGGCGTGCGATCACCGAATCCCTCCGCGCCGCCCCGACGGTCCAATCCGCGGTGTCCGGCTGGACGGACCCCGCCGCCGCACCCCGCCTGACCTCCGCGGACGGCCGCACCGGACTGGTGGTGGCGACCGTGACCGGCGGGAGCGGGAAGGCGCCCGACAATGCGGGCGAACTCGTCGGCGCCCTGCCGCGCCCACCCGACGGCGTGCGGATCGAGGCAGGCGGCGAGGCCATCACCTACCTGCAGATCAACGAGCAGTCGGGGAAGGACCTGCTGCGCGCCGAACTGATCGCGCTGCCCCTCACCTTCCTCGTGCTGGTGTGGGCGTTCGGCGGGGTGGTCGCCGCCGCGGTCCCCGTCGTGGTGGGCATCGCCGCGATCATCGCGACCTCGGGCCTGCTGCGACTGGTCGCGGAGGCGACCGACGTCTCCGTCTTCGCCCTCAACCTGATCACGGCGATGAGCCTCGCCCTGGCCATCGACTACACACTGCTCGTGGTCAGTCGCTACCGCGAGGAGGTGCCGGCGCGGGGCCGCGACGAGGCGCTCGTGGTCGCGATGTCGACCGCCGGGCGCACCGTGCTGTTCTCCGCGGTCACCGTCGGCCTGAGCCTCGCCGCGATGGTGCTCTTCCCGATGTACTTCCTGCGCTCGTTCGCCTACGCCGGCCTGGTCGTCGTGGCCTTCACCGCGGTGGCGACCCTCGTCGTGACGCCCGCGATCCTCGCGCTCCTCGGCGACCGCATCGACCGCCTGCGGGTGGGTCGGGGCCCCCGCCCGTCGGACGAATCCCGCTGGTACCGGGCGGTGCGGGCGGTGCAGCGCCGGGCGGTTCCGCTCGGGATCGCGGTCGTGGCACTGCTCGTGGCGCTCGGTGCGCCGTTCCTGGGCGCCAAGCTCGGGTATCCGGACGACCGGGCACTGCCGACCACCGCGTCGGCGCACCGGGTGGGCGACGAGCTGCGGACCGGTTTCCACCCCAATCCGGCGTCCGACGTCCTGATCCTGCTGCCGGAGGGCGCACCGTCGGGCACCGAGGACTACGCCCGGGAACTGTCCCGGGTGACGGGGACCGGTCCCGTCACCGGCCCCGACGGGACGTGGCTGCGCGGCGAGCGCGTCACCGACGGGGACCCTGCCGCGCGAGCCGGTTTCGCCCGGCTGATGACGGTCGCGGGGGAGTACGACCCCCGCTCGGACGCGGGGCGCGAGCAGCTCGACGCGCTGCGCGCGGTGCCCGCCCCAGCGCCGACGCTGTTCGCCGGTGCGGCGCAGGCGGATCGGGACGCGGTGGATTCGATCCTCGGTGCGGTGCCGCGCGTCCTGCTCGCGATCGCGGTCACCACCTTCCTGCTCCTGTTCCTGCTCACGGGCAGTGTGCTGCTGCCGCTGAAGGCGTTGGTGCTCAATGTGCTCTCGCTCTCAGCCACGTTCGGTGCCATGGTGTGGATCTTCCAGGAGGGCCACCTGGGCGGGCTCGGGACGACGGTGACGGGACATCTCATCGCGGACATGCCGGTGCTGATGTTCTGCATCGCCTTCGGCCTGTCGATGGACTACGAGGTGTTCCTGCTCTCACGCATCCGGGAGGAGTGGCGGAAGCTGCCGGGCGCCGACCGGGCCGCGAACGACGAGGCCGTCGCGCGGGGGATCGCGAGCACCGCACGGGTGGTCACCGCCGCGGCGCTGCTGATGGCGGTCGTCTTCGCCGCGATCGGCTTCTCCGAGGTCTCGTTCATGCGGATGCTGGGCGTCGGCCTCGCGATCGCGGTGCTCCTCGACGCCACCCTGGTGCGGCTGGTGCTGCTGCCCGCTTTCATGCGGATCGCGGGTACCGCGAACTGGTGGCCGCGCGGTCACGCGTCAGGCGTTGAGGATCCAGACCGAGTAGTTGAGCGCGCTGGCGAACAGGATCCAGCCGAGGTAGGGGAGCAGCAGCAGCGCGGCTGA
- a CDS encoding TspO/MBR family protein — translation MTGSPVSRGSLHPLALVVSLIAVAVVAFLGGLASADAADEYGALAQPTWAPPSWLFGPAWGVLYLLMAIAAWLVWRVQPSFGGRAIQLYTVQLLVNLSWSPLFFGLELRGIAFGVIVLLDVLVVATIAAFWAVRRSAALLLLPYLGWILFASALNYSVWILNA, via the coding sequence ATGACCGGTTCACCCGTTTCCCGCGGATCGCTGCACCCGCTCGCCCTGGTGGTGTCGCTGATCGCCGTCGCGGTGGTGGCGTTCCTCGGCGGGCTCGCCTCCGCCGACGCCGCGGACGAGTACGGCGCGCTGGCCCAGCCCACGTGGGCGCCGCCGAGCTGGCTCTTCGGACCGGCGTGGGGCGTGCTGTACCTGCTCATGGCGATCGCCGCGTGGCTGGTGTGGCGTGTGCAGCCATCGTTCGGCGGCCGGGCGATCCAGCTGTACACGGTGCAACTGCTGGTGAACCTGTCGTGGTCGCCACTGTTCTTCGGGCTGGAGCTGCGCGGCATCGCGTTCGGCGTGATCGTCCTGCTCGACGTCCTGGTGGTCGCCACGATCGCCGCGTTTTGGGCCGTGCGGCGCTCAGCCGCGCTGCTGCTGCTCCCCTACCTCGGCTGGATCCTGTTCGCCAGCGCGCTCAACTACTCGGTCTGGATCCTCAACGCCTGA